The Apium graveolens cultivar Ventura chromosome 6, ASM990537v1, whole genome shotgun sequence genome contains a region encoding:
- the LOC141668862 gene encoding homeobox-leucine zipper protein HAT7-like, translating to MIFSDMSFQLPAETIMFQSYHDPNSISPQEYQGVSSLMMGRSMSFSGMERCEEVRGEDEMSDDGSQSLGEKKRRLNLEQVKALEKSFELGNKLEPERKMQLARALGLQPRQIAIWFQNRRARWKTKQLERDYDILKRQFDALKADNDSLKSQNKNLHGELLALKGRGESGNENRTINLNKETHEGSWSNGSENSCDPVNTTAGPTQVFLQSSSSTPDLLHSHQRLNQTVPDETFCSMFNGIDDHPGFWPWPEQHQNFH from the exons atgattttCAGTGATATGTCTTTCCAGCTCCCAGCTGAGACTATTATGTTTCAATCCTATCATGATCCTAATTCCATCTCTCCCCAGGAATACCaag GTGTATCATCACTGATGATGGGAAGATCGATGTCATTTTCGGGAATGGAGAGGTGTGAAGAAGTAAGAGGAGAGGATGAGATGTCAGATGATGGATCACAATCACTAGGAGAGAAGAAGAGGAGGCTTAACTTGGAACAGGTCAAGGCACTAGAGAAGAGCTTTGAGTTGGGTAACAAACTTGAGCCGGAGAGGAAAATGCAGCTTGCTAGGGCTTTAGGACTGCAGCCTAGACAAATTGCTATTTGGTTCCAGAACAGGAGGGCTAGGTGGAAGACTAAGCAACTAGAAAGAGACTATGATATTCTTAAAAGACAATTTGATGCTCTTAAGGCTGATAACGATTCCCTCAAGTCCCAGAACAAGAATCTACATGGAGAG TTGTTGGCACTTAAAGGTAGAGGAGAATCAGGCAATGAGAACAGGACTATCAACCTCAACAAAGAAACTCATGAAGGTTCTTGGAGTAATGGAAGTGAAAATAGTTGTGATCCTGTCAACACTACTGCAG GTCCAACTCAAGTCTTTCTCCAAAGTTCATCATCCACACCAGACCTGCTGCATTCTCATCAAAGACTCAATCAAACAGTTCCCGACGAAACCTTCTGCAGCATGTTCAATGGCATCGATGATCATCCCGGTTTCTGGCCATGGCCAGAGCAACATCAGAATTTCCATTGA